One region of Zingiber officinale cultivar Zhangliang chromosome 7B, Zo_v1.1, whole genome shotgun sequence genomic DNA includes:
- the LOC122006718 gene encoding ribosome biogenesis regulatory protein homolog has translation MELEKYQIDLGNLMGFDATHHFDSIPSSREELAKLCLEKGTELVQAIANALFALPATEDRDGPIVHLPQPTTKLPREKHFPKPKPPTKWELFAKMKGITKRKKGKRAFDEQTGTWKRTHGYDRINDDKDIPIIEAKLSDEPGEDPLGKRKDEKKKRIEKQKKNQLQNLKQAAKAGALPSHVQFAATALPITGTRADLPTKSSKEELENVAGMAATATASGGKFDWKLPGEKPLKHTGKHRKFLPVVEGKGMSSQEQKQTAKILEQLMAKSSNNILDVNKAVTVFNVKKERKRRMEKEIQRTTPSKLEPKKSLKKPSKKH, from the exons ATGGAGTTGGAGAAATATCAGATCGACTTGGGAAACCTCATGGGATTCGATGCCACTCACCATTTCGACTCCATCCCCTCTTCTCG GGAGGAGCTAGCCAAGCTGTGCCTGGAGAAGGGAACGGAGCTTGTCCAAGCCATAGCCAATGCTCTTTTCGCACTCCCTGCAACTGAGGATCGTGATGGGCCCATCGTTCATTTGCCGCAGCCAACTACCAAGCTTCCGAGGGAAAAACAT TTTCCCAAACCTAAGCCTCCTACAAAGTGGGAATTGTTtgctaaaatgaaag GTATAACGAAGCGGAAGAAAGGGAAGCGCGCTTTTGATGAACAAACTGGTACTTGGAAAAGAACTCATGGTTATGACCGGATCAATGATGATAAAGATATACCAATCATTGAGGCTAAATTGTCAGATG AGCCAGGAGAGGACCCCCTTGGCAAAAGAAAGGATGAAAAGAAAAAAcgaattgaaaaacaaaagaaaaatcagTTGCAGAACCTCAAGCAAGCTGCTAAAGCTGGTGCCCTTCCAAG TCACGTACAATTTGCTGCAACAGCATTGCCCATCACAGGAACCCGTGCAGATCTGCCTACCAAATCTAGTAAAGAAGAACTCGAGAACGTAGCTGGGATGGCAGCGACAGCTACAGCGAGTGGTGGGAAATTCGATTGGAAGCTTCCAGGAGAGAAACCTCTTAAGCATACTGGCAAGCATCGAAAG TTCCTCCCTGTGGTCGAAGGCAAGGGAATGAGCTCACAAGAGCAAAAACAAACAGCAAAAATTCTTGAACAGCTAATGGCCAAAAGCTCCAACAATATACTTGATGTCAATAAG GCTGTCACAGTGTTTAACGTGAAAAAGGAGAGGAAGCGAAGGATGGAAAAGGAGATCCAGAGAACTACGCCCAGTAAACTTGAGCCAAAGAAATCTCTTAAGAAACCATCAAAGAAGCACTAG